From the genome of Bacteroidia bacterium:
TTTAAAGTGTAATATTTGCAGACGTTTTGTCTATTTTTTCTTGTTAATAGTTCAAACTTAGCAGTGTTTAAAGTCATTCTGTCTGCAAAATAGGTTTGGTTTTTCTTTTGTTGGAACAGTCAAAAAATAACCAAATATGAACTTTGAAAAATTCACAATAAAAGCGCAACAAAGTGTTCAAGCTGCTCAACAAATGGCGTTTAACAAACGTAATACAGTCATTGAGCCTGTGCATCTTCTCACAGGACTTTTTCAAGAAGCAAAAGAAATCTTAGATTTTGTCTTTCAGAAATCAGGTGCAAACTCCAGCCGAATCGAGCAAACAGCAGATTCAATTCTAAATTCATTAGCAACCGGTAATGCAGATAGCAACTTGTATTTGTCTCCTGATGCGAATAAGGTTTTGATGGAAGCAGGCAGGATTTCAAATAAAATGGGAGATGAATATACTTCAACCGAGCACATATTGCTTGCATTGATTGAGGTTAAAAGCAATATTTCTGATATGTTAAAAGATGCAGGATTGACTAAAGCTATTGCAGAAAAGGCAATTGCGGAGTTACGTAAAGGATCAAAAGTAACATCTCAATCAGCAGAAGAACAATACAATGCACTGGGGAATTATGCCATTAACCTGAATTCGCAAGCCGCTAAAGGGAAGTTAGATCCTGTTATTGGAAGAGATGATGAAATCAGACGTGTATTACAGATTTTATCAAGAAGAACAAAAAACAACCCTATACTTATAGGAGAACCGGGTGTCGGCAAGACGGCTATTGCTGAAGGACTTGCACATAGAATTATCAAAGGCGATGTGCCCGAAAATCTAAAATCCAAAGTGATTTATTCGCTTGATATGGGTGCGCTTATAGCAGGTGCAAAGTATAAAGGTGAATTTGAAGAAAGATTAAAATCTGTTGTTAATGAGGTAATATCAGCAGCCGGAGAAATCGTCTTGTTCATTGATGAAATTCACACATTGGTTGGTGCAGGAAAAAGTGAGGGAGCAATGGATGCTGCTAATATCTTGAAACCCGCTTTGGCAAGAGGAGAGTTGAGAGCGATTGGGGCAACCACACTCAATGAATATCAAAAGTTTATCGAACAAGACAAAGCATTAGAAAGACGTTTTCAGAAAGTTTATGTCGATGAACCTACACCGGAAGACGCTGTCTCTATTCTTAGAGGTTTAAAGGAGCGTTATGAAGTTCACCACAAGGTGCGTATCAAAGATGAAGCAATTGTGAGCGCAGTTGAACTCTCACATCGCTATATTTCAGACCGTTATCTGCCGGATAAAGCAATTGATTTGCTTGATGAAGCAGCATCTAAAATCAGAATGGAAATAGACTCTGTCCCGGTTGAATTGGATGAACTGAATAGAAAGAAAATGCAGTTGGAAATAGAACGTGAAGCTCTTAAACGCGAAAATGATGTACAAAAACTTGAAGAGTTGAACAAGGAGTTAGCTGACATCACCGAAAAACAAAATGCGTTAACAGCAGAGTGGCAAAAAGAGAAGTTGGTTGTAGATTCTATTCAGTCATTAAAAAAGAAAATAGAAGACTTAAAATTAGAGGCAGAACAAGCTGAACGTAACGGAGATTATGGCAAGGTTGCGGAGATTCGTTATGGCCGCATGTTAGAAACTCAAAAAGAACTTGAGAAGCAACAAAGTACACTTGCAGAGATTCAACAAAATTCTTCAATGGTAAAAGAAGAGGTTACTTCTGAGGAAATCGCTGAGGTTGTTTCAAAATGGACAGGAATTCCTGTACAAAAAATGATGCAAAGCGAGCGAGAAAAACTGTTGCACTTGGAAGTCGAATTGCACAAGCGAGTGGTTGGACAAGACGAAGCTATTGAGTCAGTTGCAGATGCTGTACGTAGGAGTAGAGCCGGACTCCAAGATCCAAAAAGACCGATAGGCTCATTTATTTTTCTGGGAACCACAGGGGTGGGTAAAACTGAACTTGCAAAAGCACTTGCTGAATACTTGTTTGATACAGAGGATGCTATGGTGCGGATTGATATGAGCGAATACCAAGAGAAGCATACTGTAAGCAGATTGATTGGTGCTCCTCCCGGTTATGTCGGTTATGATGAGGGCGGGCAGTTGACAGAAGCAGTACGTAGAAAACCTTATTCTGTGATTTTACTTGATGAGATTGAAAAAGCGCATCCTGATGTGTTTAATATTTTGCTGCAAGTGTTGGATGACGGTCGTTTGACAGATAATAAAGGAAGAAGAGCAGATTTTAGAAATACCATTATTATCATGACTTCTAATATTGGTTCTCACATTATTCAAGAAAATTTTGAGGATTTGAATAGCGGTAATCATGATGAAGTGATCGCAAAAACAAAAGCGGAAGTTTTTGAGTTATTGAAAAAAACAATAAGACCGGAGTTCTATAACAGGATTGATGAAATAGTAATGTTTGAACCATTAAGCAGAAATCAAATAGAAGCCATTGTGAAAATTCAGTTGGATGTGCTGCAAAAACGTCTTGCAGACAACGGAATTGTGTTTGAAGCAACCGAAGAAGCTGTAGATTGGTTGAGCCAATTAGGTTACGACCCGCAATATGGCGCACGACCGCTCAAAAGAGTAATTCAGAAAAAGGTATTAAATGAATTGTCTAAGAAAATCTTGGGTGGTGATGTTGTCAAAGAGAAAAAAGTCATTTTAGATTCTTTTGATAATCAATTAATCTATAGAAATTAATTGATTATGGAGTATATTTGGCACTGTCGTTTGATAGTGCCAAATGTGTTTAGGGGGATAAGATTTATCTTTTGTTTAATTTCTTGGCACAAAACTTGAAAATCAAATGAGTATGATGGAGGTTAACATGAACAAGAAAAACAAAAATTCTATGCTCGTAGCAGGTTTATTACTTGCAGGTTCCTTTATGTGGTTTGGCAATGTAGCAATGATTACTTCAATCTTTCAAGAACCTAAATCAGAGGGTGTAACTGAGGATAATAGTAATTATGTTTACCGTAAACTTCCGAATACCGCTTTTCAAGAAGGTGAGAAGTTAAATTTCAGAGTTCACTATGGAATTATTAATGCTGCAAATATTCAAATGGAAGTTGTTGCAGATAATCAACTTTTTTCAAGACCGGAGGAATTAAAAGGGCGCAAAGCCTTTCATGTGGTAGTGCAGGGTAGTACAATTAAAGCATTTGACTGGGCTTTTAAAGTAAGAGATAGATTTGATTCTTGGATAGATGAGGATGCGCTTGCACCTTTGAAATACAGCAAGTCTGTACTTGAAAACAACTATACCGACCAAGATTTAGTGTATTACAGACATGTTAGCGGGAAATTAAATGGTAAAAAGGGGAATTTAGATATTCCAAGCTATACTCAGGATATTGCTTCCGCACTATATTATGCCCGAAATATTGAATTTAAAAATGCAAAAGTTGGAGAGTCTTTCCCAATTGACGTGTATCTTGACAATGAAATTTATAATCTGAATTTCAAATATTTGGGAGTTGAAACTATTAAGTCTGATATTGGTAAGGTAAAATGCTACAAACTAAAACCAAGACTCGTAGTCGATAGAGTCTTTAAAGGCGAAGATGATATGACTGTTTGGATTTCTGCTGATGAAAATAAAATTCCTATTAGGGTGCAGTCAGATATTCAAGTGGGTTCACTCAAAGTTGATTTAACTTCATATTCAGGTTTGAGAAATAACTTTGATGCCAAACTCAAAAAGTAAAGTCGGTTATATGTTCCCGTTTATCCTGTTGAGCTTAAATTTATAGTGGACTTTCTTTTAATGTAAGACCTGTAATTGCATACATTTGCTCAATAAACAGCTTCTTATGAGAATACTCGAAGATTTAGATTTAAAATCAGTGTTGGTGATGGACATTGAAACGGTTTCGGGACAGAAGTCTTACGAAGATTTATCAGATAAATGGAAATTACTTTGGAATAAAAAGGCTTCCAACATTAAATCTAACGAAGAAGATACTCCTGAGTCACTGTATTCCAGAGCAGCTATTTACAGTGAGTTTGGAAAAGTAATTTCCATTTGTTGCGGTATGTTTACTTTGAAAGAAGGAGAGTGGTTTTTTAAAGTAAAAGATTTTTCAGGACATGATGAATCTGTGTTGCTGCAAGATTTTGCTGATATGTTAAATAAACATTTTTCTAATGGTATGTACCGTTTCTGTACACACAATGGACGTGAGTTTGATATTCCATATTTGTGCAGAAGGATGCTAGTGAATAGAATTAAATTGCCTTCAATGCTAGATATGAGCGGATTAAAACCGTGGGAGGTGCAGCATATTGACACAATGGATCTTTGGAAGTTTGGAGATTATAAGGCGTACACGTCTTTAAATCTCTTAGCAGCTTTGTTGGATATTCCTTCGCCTAAAGATGATATTGATGGCAGCATGGTTGGCAGTGTATATTGGGAGGAAAATGATTTAGAGCGAATTGTTGCCTACTGTAAAAAAGACATTGTTACAACAGCAAGGGTTTTGATGAAACTCAAAATGATGAAGCCTGTCTCCGATGAGAATGTCATACTGTAATTCCAATCTAATTGATTTCATTATTAATTCATTATCATTGGGGGATGTTGCGTTGTTTGCTGTATTGTGTTTTAGAAATTGAGGAAGTAAGTGAGTGCCAAAACCATTTATATAGTTAGACACGGACAAACGGATTTTAATAAACGGAACATTGTTCAAGGCAGTGGAATCGACTCCGACTTGAACACTATGGGATTGTTACAAGCCGAGAGTTTTTTCGATTATTATAAGGATGAAGGTTTTGACATTGTTTATACATCAGGTCTAAAACGAGCCATTCAAAGTGTTGCTCCTTTTATTGCAAATGGACTGCAACACAAAATTCATCTTGGACTAAATGAGATAAATTGGGGTATTTTGGAAGGGCAGGAGAGTACGCCATTCCAACGTAAAATGTTTGATGAAATAATGAAACAATGGCGTTTAGGAAACCTCAATACAGCAGTAGAAAATGGCGAAACACCAATACAGTTATTAGCCAGGCAACAGCAAAGTTTAGATGACATTTTGCAGTCGGAATCGCAAAGAATCCTCATTTCTTCCCATGGAAGGGCATTGAGGAGTTTTATGTGTCTATTAACCGGAGAGCCGCAGCAAAACATGCATTTGTTTCCGCATACCAACCTTGGCTTATACGTCTTAGAGCAAGTAGAGGAAAGGCGTTTTGAAATTGTATTGAAAAACAATACAGACCATTTAGCTGAAGCATTGATTACAAGCTATTATTAATAATCTTGTTTCGGTCGCTTTTTATTTATCAAACCCATACATTTATTTTAGTTTTGCAGTGATTTTAAAATGAATCCGATACTGCAACCGATTTCACTGACTGAATTTGAATATAACCTACCGGATGAGCGAATTGCCAAATTCCCTTTGAGTGAAAGAGATGAATCCAAATTGTTGTTTTATCAACGAGGTGCCATTGCACATCATACCTTTTCTACACTTCCTTTCTTACTTCCATCAAGTTCCTCTTTGTTGTTTAACAAATCCAGAGTTGTGCCGGCACGTATAGAGTTTTTTAAAGAAACAGGTACCCGTATAGAAGTGTTTTTATTAGAGCCTTATGAAATGGAATACAGTACCGCCTTTGCGGGCAAGGGTATAGTAAGATTCAGAGCATTGATCGGTAATAAAAAACGTTGGAAAGATGAGCAAACCTTACATATTGGAATGAATCAGTTTGATTTATATGCGGAGTGGGTAAATAGAGAAGATAATATTGTAAGTCTTAGATGGACGAGTGATGTTACTTTTTCTGAATTATTGGAAACAATAGGTAAACTACCGCTACCTCCATATTTGCACCGTGATGCAGAGACTTCAGATTATCAAACTTACCAAACCGTTTTTGCTGAGGAAGAAGGAGCTGTTGCTGCACCTACAGCGGGATTGCATTTTACCGATAAAATATTGAAATCGTTAGCTGTTAATGGAGTAATAACACATAAAATGACGTTGCATGTTTCTGCGGGAACATTTTTACCTGTTACAGTCAGCAATGTGCTTGAGCATCCTATGCACAACGAAGTATTTTATTTTGATAAAGAAGATGTGCAGTATTTATTTGGAGCGGAGTGTTTGATTCCTGTTGGTACAACTTCATTAAGAATGGTTGAAAGTTTATACTGGATGGGAGTTGCATTATTAAAAGACGGGATAGATACTTTTAGTCTGGATAAATTTTATCCTTATCAGTTCTTCGATAAAAATATTCATTCCCGGGATGTCAAAGCAGCATTACTTTCTTATATAGAAAAGCACCCTCATCAAAGAATTCGCGCTTCTACACGTTTAATGATTGTTCCCGGGTATAAACCACAACTTTGCAAGGGATTAATAACAAACTTTCATCAACCTTCATCAACGCTCATCATGCTTGTGGCTTCGTTGATTGGAAAAGATTGGAAAAAAGTTTATACCGAAGCGATGTCCAACCAATACCGTTTCTTGAGTTATGGTGACAGCAGTTTGTTAATTTGGTAAACATACTTTTCCTGTCAGATAAATGAACCCCATTCATTAAACACCTTTAGAACATATATTTGCGGCAATGAAACTTACATGTTGGGGTGCTGCGGGGACTGTTACAGGTAGTATGCATCTTCTAGAAACAGATTCAGGAAGGAGGATTTTGGTTGATTGCGGACTGTATTATGAAAAGAAAAATAAAGATATTACAGAGCATAACAGACGCTTTCCATTTAGCCCAAAAAGTATAGATGCGGTTATACTCACCCATGCTCATATTGATCATAGTGGAAACCTACCCAACCTAGTGAATCAAGGATTTGAAGGGAATATATATTGTACTGCACCAACTAAGGAATTGAGCTTGTATTTACTTGAAGATTCTGTCAATATTCAGATGGCTGCGCTTGATAAAACTTTTGTCAAAAAGAAATCTAAAAAGCATAAGAAAAAAAATATTGAGGAAGGGCTGCTTTATAATTATAAACATATCAAACAAATGCTGGGGCAAGTTGTTACCATAGACTATCAGGTTAGCAAGCGGGTTTTAGATGATATTGAAATTACGTTTTACAATGCAGGTCATATTTTAGGTGCAGCATCAGTAATGGTCAAAGTAATTGAGGGGAATGAAGAAAAGACGATTGGATTTACAGGCGATTTGGGCAACTATAACTCAAAACTAATGATAGATCCCACTCCTTTGCCTCAACCTGATTTTCTGGTTACAGAGGCTACTTATGGAGGGCGCTTGCATGCAGACGGGAAAAATGCGATGGATTTGTTGCTGGATGAAGTTGTTGAGACTTGTGTCAATAAACGTGGAAAGTTGATTATTCCTGCTTTTAGTGTAGGCAGGACACAAGCAATTATCTTTACATTACATCAACTCTATGTAGCAGGCAGGTTGCCCAATATTAAAATTTTTACTGATAGCCCATTGGCAATCAAAACTACCAGAATGTATGAAACCTATATTGATTTGTTGAATAATGAAGCTAAGGATTTTCACAAGAATTATGGCGACATCTTTGCATTTGACTTGCTTTATACATTGCTATCGCCTGAACACAGTGAATCTATCAGCCTTGACCCTGAACCATGTGTAATTATTTCGGCAGCGGGTATGGTAGAGGGGGGAAGAATTCAACAACATGTCAGAACAAATATCTCAAATCCACATTCCTCTATCTTGATTGCAGGATACTGTGCTGAGGGAACATTTGGTCATTTGCTTCTGCAAGGGTTAAGCCACGTTGTTATTAATCAAAAAGAACGACCGGTATTAGCAACGATTAAGCAAACAGATGGCTTTTCTGCACATCCAGACCACAAAGGATTGTTAGATTTTATTCATAAAACTCAAGGTTCGAATACGCGTAAAGTTGTTATTGTTCATTCCGACCCTGCTTCAGCCAAAGCACTCAAGGAAGCTATTTCTCCCTCGCATCATCCTGAGATGGCTGAACGAGGTAAAGTCTTTGAATTGAACTAAAAAGAATACATAGAACAGTGGTGATAAAAACTCAGGGAGTTATTAGACGGACTGACGTTAGTAAGCAAAAGACTAGTAAACTGTGATGCAAAAAGTGCAGAAAACAATGACGAAAACATATAAATCAAAAATAGGACTTGAGTTAGTCATCTCACTTCTCATAATATTTGGAACAGTATTTTTCTTAGTTGTCTTAGAAAACAGAGTTGGCTTGGGGCTATAATTCTTTTACCTATCGTTGCATTTGTTGTCCATATTTTTATGACAACATATTATACAATAAACGGAAACAGATTAATAGTCAAGTGTGGCTTTTTATTCAACAAGACCATAGATATATACAATAAAAAGAATTGTAGAAACTCGTAATCCTCTATGTGCTACGGCAACTTCAATTGACAGACTTGAAATTTCATTTGGAAAATAAGACTCTATTATGATCTCGCCAAAGTTGAAAAGTGAGTTTATCAACGACATAACATAGCTAAACCCAAATGTAGAGGTTAAGTTACGAAAAAAAGCAACTGAAAACGTTTCAAAATAACCCTTGTCAAAGCTTCACTCATAATTTGCTAGGTACTATGGATTGTCTTGCAGTTTCAGGATGAAACAGAAATAAAAAAAGCTGTCTGTAAAGACAGCTTTTTATTGTTCAGTCGGGATGACTGGATTCGAACCAGCGACCCCTCACACCCCATGCGAGTGCTCTACCGGGCTGAGCCACATCCCGAACTTTTTGGGTTTGCAAATATAGAGATTATACCAAATCTGTCAAGGACAATTCAAGTGCTTTTGCAAATATTCCTGTGCGTTTAGGGTTAAACTGGTGCAAACGCATGATGCTTTGTCGGATAATCTCGGAACAATCTTTAATTGTTTCTATATCCACTAATTGCCCTTCCTTTTTTAATAAGTATGCACTGAGTCTATCTTTGCCTGATGCAGCAATGATTGGATGTATTAAAGAAGTTTTACTGTCTAAATATGTTGCGATTTCACCCATATAGGGTTTAGTGTCTGCAAATGGATGTTCAGATGCAAGAGCCATCACCTCAATCCCTGACTTTACAAGTAGTTCTGCTTGTTCTTGTGAAATAGTAAGGGTGGGAGAGTGTGCAACGAAAATCTCAGCAGGAATATCCCAAAACTGTTGATGACCTTGGGTTAAATCAAGCCGTGGGAGTGCATTCAATTCTTTCTTTTCATTGTGTACAAAGAGGTTGATGATGTCTTCAATTCCTAAACCTTTTTCACTTATTATTCCTCCTTTTTCGTCAATAATGCCGGCAATCAATGCTCCATATTTGCAAAGGAAGAAAGCGGTAGTTGCACTCACGGAGTTCCAGCCCTGTATTAATACAAATTTGTTATGAATAAATCCGCCATAAATCATGTAATAGTGCCTTATTGATTCTGCAATACCCCAACCAATTAATATTTCATCTACTGTCAGTTGCTGCAATGGAGTGGGGAAAAATCTTTCATCCTTAAGCGGAATCGAATGTCTTTGTTGGAGTCTGCTGATTGCAGCTAATTTTTCTTCCTCCGAATAAGGTTGAAACCCTTGCATAACGCGAATGGTGCTTCTGAATTTATTGTCAGGGCTATAAGAAAGGTAACCGGCTACTATTCCTTCCCAAGGATGCAGTAATCCCATTTTGTTTGACTGTGCTTCAATCTCATCAGATGAAATGTTTTCACCGGCATCTAACCCACAATAACTTTTGACAATGGGTGCAAGCACTTTAAAGAATCGGTCAAATATGGATTGATATCGTGTATCATTTCGGTCAAAGTCTAACCCAATAGCTGCACCTCCCACAGGAGGTCCACTGATGGTGTTTCGCACTTCTATATATTTAGCGATTTCGATGAGCTCAGATTGTGTAATTCCTTTTCTAATAATCACCTTGGCTTTAGCAGCGCCATTTTTAATTGTATGAATTACTATGTATCCTACTGCCTCAGATAAAGGGTCTTTCCATTCTAAAACAACTTCGGGTTGTTTGGTTATAAATTTGTTTAATCGTCTTTCAAGAACACTCATAAAACCCCTGCCGTGCCTTTGTATTTTGTTTTGATGGTCATCAAAGTGCCTTTGGGTAAAGGTGCACGTAATACCATTTTGATTACCAGATAAATTTCGTCTTTCTTTAAATATTCTTTAAGATTATTACCGCTTGGGGTAAGAGAAATTGTGCTTAATTGTTGCTGAGGAACATCGTGCATATAGGCACCCAAAGTCTCCTTTAGTCCATCTGCTTTTAAATAGACATCAATTTTTTTTAATATATCAAAGGTAGTTGAATCATTCATTACGATTGTCATATCCATTTTATCAAGAAACACATCTTCTATTAATTCTTTAGCAGAGTTTTTGGGAATCAAATAAGCATCAATTCCAGTTGGAAATCTATAGGTTTCAAGAGCAATTTGAGAGTCAATATCTGTAATTTCTATAGTTGCATAAGGAGTGTTGAAACTCATATTAATGGGAATGGTAAAGAGTTTCTTATCTCTTTTTTTACAACCGTTCTGAGCCAGTAATGCAGGTATGAGAAACAGTATGAGTAAGATTTTTTTCATAGAAGTTGAATTGTTCAACAAAGATAGTGAAACTATTCACCAATCAATCGCGAAAAATCTCCATGCAATCCACCTCCTATACTGTCAGCAGTTGCTCCAGTACCTGATTTTAATATATTGACTTGATTTTGAACTCTGAGTAATCCCAAAAATGCAAAAACAAGAGCTTCTTTATAATGAATCAAATTTGCATCCGGCAATATTATTTCTGCCTCTGTGTGAGTACGAATGTGTTCAACCAATACCTTGTTAAGAGCTCCGCCTCCTGTTATCAAGACTCTTTTTCCATTTCCGTTATTATTTGCGAGTAAATTGATGGCTGATGCAATTTGTACTGCAATATGATCAACCATTGTTTTCATTTTGCTTTCTGAACTTAAATCTGCAAAATCGCGAATAATACCCCAGAATTCTTGGTTAATCCAATCCCTGTTTAAGCTTTTGGGATAATGCTGTTTGTAATATTCAATAGCATTGAGCGAACCCAATAGTTCGTAATTAATATTCCCTTTTTCTGCAATGGCACCATCTTCATCAAATGATTTTCCTTTGTCTCGAGCAATTCTATTCAAAGGAATATTGCAAGGACATATATCAAAAGACGCTCTATTGCCTGTAGTATCATTGCCGGAAATATTGGCAAATCCACCTAAGTTAAGACAGAAGTCATATTCACCAAACAATAATTGGTCGCCAATGGTAACTAAAGGAGCGCCTTCGCCTCCTTTGGCTAAATCTGCTCTTCTGAAATCGTTAACAACTGGAAGTCCGCAAATGGCGGATAGACTGGCTCCATCGCCTATTTGTGCAGTAATTTTAATTTCCGGAAGATGAAAAGCAGTATGTCCATGTGATGCAACGAAATCAACATCGGATAAGCTGTAATTATGTATAAACTGTTTTACTAATTCACCAAGGTAATGACCGTAAAATACATCTGTTTTTACATAGGTAAGTGCATTTTGTCTTCTCAGTTGTGACAGTCTGATACGCCATTTTTCTTCATAAGGAATAGTTTCTGCGTGCTTTATTTCAAAGTGCCATTTGTTGTTGTTATTCGAAAATTCACAATAAGCGATATCTGTACCATCCATTGAGCTTCCGCTCATCAAACCGATAATTTTAAATATTTTCATCTCTTTACAATTTATTAATACTATTCTTTTACTAAAAACTAATTTTCATTTGTCATCAAAAGCGCCATAGCGTCCAATGTTTTACCTTGATGAAGCAATTCTATAGCAGTAGCTTCAATATCCTTGCAGTGTTTGTATGTCTCAGCAGCTAACTTGATATCTTCAACAGAGGGCATAAACTCTAAGTTGCCTAATTGACCAAGGTGATTTCCTGTAAGCCTATTGCTGTTCCTAATTTTTGCAGGCAAAGCGTCAATCCCTATACCGCAGGTAACAATATGACGTTCAAGTTCAAAAATTGCTTCCCCATGTGCTCTGCAATACCAATTACCACCCATTCTGGCAATTAAATCTATTTTGCTTTGGTCAATCATTTTATTGGCATCCAAAACATCTTCGTGAATGTGAATCAATTTTACTTCACAAATAATCAGATTGCCTGCTGCGCCACCGGTACCCAGTTCTTTTACTTCCAAGACTTCACATTCCATTTGAACAGGGCTTTCTTTGACTCTATAGGGTTTAATAAGTTCAGAAGGAATGGGGGTAAATCCGGCTTTTGCAAATTCATCTGTGCCTTTAGGATAAGGACATCCAGCCAGCGTAATTTGATGTAGCATGTCGTATGTTACAACATTAATGACCACTTCAGGAACTTCTTTTACATTGTCGTGTGTATGTTTAGTTTCAGCAGTTCTGCCACTGCGTGCAGGAGAAAAAACTGCTATGGGTGGATTTGCACTAAAAACATTAAAGAAACTGAACGGTGCTAAATTTCTATTCCCATCTTTGTCTATTGTACTAGCAAAGCATATTGGACGAGGACCGACAGCTCCCAGTAAATATTTGTGAACTAAAGGAATTGGTTGTTCTTTGGTATTGATAGTAAACATAGAGTGTGCAAAGATATTTATAGAATCAAGATTTCTATAACAAAAGGTTAAATGAGAAAAGAATTCGGTTATAGCGTAATCGCTATTGATTGTAACTTTCTTGGCTACTCTTTTTC
Proteins encoded in this window:
- a CDS encoding flavin reductase family protein, with the translated sequence MFTINTKEQPIPLVHKYLLGAVGPRPICFASTIDKDGNRNLAPFSFFNVFSANPPIAVFSPARSGRTAETKHTHDNVKEVPEVVINVVTYDMLHQITLAGCPYPKGTDEFAKAGFTPIPSELIKPYRVKESPVQMECEVLEVKELGTGGAAGNLIICEVKLIHIHEDVLDANKMIDQSKIDLIARMGGNWYCRAHGEAIFELERHIVTCGIGIDALPAKIRNSNRLTGNHLGQLGNLEFMPSVEDIKLAAETYKHCKDIEATAIELLHQGKTLDAMALLMTNEN